Proteins found in one Desulfobacterales bacterium genomic segment:
- a CDS encoding YkgJ family cysteine cluster protein: protein MDEKIFECQQCGYCCHGQTTVSLDEADRGRMCAHLGMSEKEVAEKFWRISGNIVQMKIRDGHCIFYDQGCTVHPGRPWRCREWPLHPSLLKDEANLSAIRESCPGINRSMSYPEFRAKFAATLDGSSEK from the coding sequence ATGGACGAAAAAATATTCGAGTGCCAACAATGCGGCTATTGCTGCCATGGCCAGACCACGGTGTCGCTGGACGAGGCGGACCGCGGGCGGATGTGCGCCCATCTGGGCATGAGCGAGAAAGAGGTGGCGGAAAAATTCTGGCGGATAAGCGGCAACATCGTCCAGATGAAGATCAGGGACGGCCACTGCATATTCTATGACCAGGGCTGTACCGTGCATCCGGGCAGGCCGTGGCGCTGCCGGGAATGGCCGCTCCACCCCAGTCTTCTGAAGGACGAGGCCAACCTGAGCGCGATCCGGGAATCCTGCCCGGGAATCAACCGGTCCATGAGTTACCCGGAGTTCCGGGCGAAATTCGCCGCCACCCTGGACGGTTCTTCCGAAAAATGA
- a CDS encoding NifU family protein: MRERVQAAIDKVRPALQRDGGDVILMEITDDGVVKVQLTGACKGCPMSQMTLKQGIEQFVRSEVPEIKAVESI; the protein is encoded by the coding sequence ATGCGGGAAAGGGTACAAGCTGCAATCGATAAAGTCCGGCCCGCCCTGCAGCGGGACGGCGGCGACGTTATTCTGATGGAGATCACGGATGACGGGGTGGTCAAGGTGCAGCTCACCGGCGCCTGCAAGGGCTGTCCCATGTCCCAGATGACCCTGAAACAGGGTATTGAACAGTTTGTCAGAAGCGAAGTGCCGGAGATCAAAGCCGTGGAATCGATCTGA
- a CDS encoding YqgE/AlgH family protein, which translates to MESLQGYFLISTPRMPDPRFQQRVVYICAHTEGGAMGLVVNEPIPDVSFAEILQAANIEAPEGLVLPSVYMGGPVGLNSVFILYSSDYQAPSRLEVTSTVCLSSEPRILRDIVLGQGPDDYVLTLGYSGWAPGQLESELIVDGWLVLPAENEILFKTPDEMKWKRAAQQYGIDITLFGDVVGSA; encoded by the coding sequence ATGGAAAGTCTACAGGGATATTTTCTCATCTCCACGCCCCGGATGCCGGACCCGCGTTTCCAGCAGCGGGTGGTGTATATCTGCGCCCATACCGAGGGCGGGGCCATGGGCCTGGTGGTCAACGAGCCCATACCGGACGTAAGCTTTGCCGAGATCCTCCAGGCAGCCAATATCGAGGCCCCGGAAGGGCTGGTCCTGCCCTCGGTCTATATGGGCGGTCCGGTGGGGCTGAACTCGGTCTTTATCCTCTATTCTTCGGATTACCAGGCGCCCAGCCGGCTGGAGGTGACCAGCACGGTCTGTCTCTCCTCCGAGCCTCGGATTCTCAGGGATATAGTGCTCGGCCAGGGGCCGGATGACTATGTGCTGACCCTGGGCTATTCGGGCTGGGCCCCGGGCCAGCTGGAAAGCGAACTCATTGTGGACGGCTGGCTGGTGCTGCCGGCTGAAAACGAGATTCTTTTCAAGACCCCGGATGAGATGAAATGGAAACGGGCCGCGCAACAATATGGAATCGACATCACCCTGTTCGGTGATGTAGTGGGTTCGGCATGA
- a CDS encoding 23S rRNA (pseudouridine(1915)-N(3))-methyltransferase RlmH, translated as MKLELLFLGKTRTPYLAAGIDDFTRRLRHYTRLEIKTIREPRVRKNDPDSRLIEAETKVLLAAVSKNSLVVALDPGGRPLSSEELAGRLTGWEGRGIKTASFLIGGALGLAPSAVKAADLVLSLSAMTFTHEMARLLLVEQLYRAHTIKAGEKYHK; from the coding sequence ATGAAACTGGAATTACTCTTTCTCGGCAAGACCAGGACCCCGTACCTGGCCGCGGGAATAGACGATTTTACCAGGCGGCTCCGCCACTACACCCGGCTGGAGATCAAGACCATTCGAGAACCCAGGGTCAGGAAAAACGACCCTGATTCACGTTTGATCGAGGCCGAGACCAAAGTGCTGCTGGCCGCGGTTTCAAAAAACAGCCTGGTCGTGGCCCTGGACCCCGGCGGCCGGCCGCTTTCCTCTGAGGAACTGGCCGGCCGGTTGACCGGTTGGGAGGGGAGGGGGATCAAGACAGCCTCCTTTCTCATCGGCGGCGCCCTGGGGCTGGCGCCATCGGCTGTCAAGGCGGCGGACCTGGTCCTTTCCCTGTCGGCAATGACCTTTACCCATGAAATGGCCAGGCTGCTCCTGGTGGAGCAGCTGTACCGCGCCCATACCATTAAGGCCGGTGAGAAATATCATAAATGA